Genomic window (Flavobacteriales bacterium):
GCTTCCACTTCGGTAGGATCTTCTTCGGTAGTATCGCGCATTTCGGCATAGTCGGGGTGACGGAACAATGCGTTATCATCGAGCGTTACTTTTGCATCTACTGCAATAATACGATCGTCGGATGTTTTAAATACAGGATTAATTTCAAACATGGAAGCATCGCAACCGAGGAATGCTTTGTAAAGCGCATCCACAAATTTCACCATGTCTTTAAACGCATTTCCGCTGGTTCCAAGATTAAAAGCAATCTTACGAGCCTGGAAAGGCATTAAGCCTACTTTCGGATCAATTTCTTCTTTAAAAATTAAATGTGGCGTTTCTTCCGCAACAGCTTCGATATCCATACCACCGGCAGGAGAATACATCACCAGGTGGCGACCCGTACCTCTGTCGAGAAGAATAGACATGTAATATTCTTTGTGCTCGGAAGGACCCGGATAATAAACATCCTCTGCAATAAGGACTTTATGAACTTTTTTACCGGTTGGCGGAGTTTGCGGGGTAATCAATTGCATACCGATGATGTTTGTCGCCTTTTCGCGAAGCTCATCGAGATTCTTTGCAACTTTTACACCACCACCTTTACCGCGGCCACCAGCGTGAATTTGCGCTTTAACAACAAAAAATTTAGTCCCGGTTTGATTCGCCAATAGCTTTCCGGCTTCAACAGCCTCTTCGGGAGTGTGGGCAAGGATACCACGTTGAACAGAAACACCAAACTTGGTGAGGATCTCTTTGCCTTGATATTCGTGAAGATTCATGATGTTTATTTTGGTGACCAAATGTAAGATTTGAAGCACAAGAATCAAAAAAAGTTTTCCAACAAAAAGGAAAAAGTCAGGGAGATTCAAACAATTGAAAATCAATGTAAAAAATAATATCCTTAACTTTGAATATGCTTACACTGTTGCTAATATTGATTGTTGGACAGCGATTTTACGATTATCAGGTAAAAAAAGGAGCCGATCCCTGGGTGTGGACAATGGGCGCCGTGGGACTCTATTTTGGTTTATACGCCCTCAACTACTTTGTTATTTTACCATTCCTTTACCATCAATTTCTGATTTCAATACCGAATTATCTCGTTTTGGCAATCCTGCAAAATGCATTACCATTAATCGGAAGCTTCATTTTATATTTTAAAATGAAAAATGGTGGAAAAGAAAAATCTGAAATTGAAAACACGAAAGAAGAAATCGTTCCCAGGGAAAAAATTCAGAAAATCGAAAAAGAAGAAACATCATCGCCTAAAATAAAAGATTCCAGTAAGCCTCCCGGTCCGGATACAGTTTAAAGCATCACCAGGTGAGATGTACTTTTTTTCCAATGGGAAAGTTGCTTTGGGTGTTTATAAAATAAATCACTTTGCCACCTTGTGATTTTACTTTGTATTCGGTTAATTCCCCACGAAAACTTATTGCCGAAATTACTCCGCTGAATTTTGATTTATGGCTCTGACAAATCCGAATGGCGGAAGGTCGAACATAAGTGGATTTTGAAATTTTATTAAACGAACCAAACAATTCTGCCTGGTAATCATTTTTGGGGTGATAATAAATCTCTTCCGGAGAGGCAATTCGCTCCACCGATCCCGCTTTCATAATCATAACACGATCGCTCAATTGCAAAACATCCGAACTGTCGTGCGAAATAAAAATCATGGAAAAACCCAATACCGATTTTAACTCTGCTAAAAATCGTAAAATCTCATTGCGGGTGCTATGATCTAAATGACTAAAAGGTTCATCCAGTAACAATAATTCGGGCTCCTCTGCTAATGCACAAGATATGGCAACCAATTGTTTTTGTCCCCCACTTAACGTAGCCGGTTTTTGATTCCGCTGCTCCCAGATTCCACATAATTTCAAAAGCATCTCCGCTTTTTCTTCTCTAAAACTCTTTTTATAGGATAATAAACGATGTTCAATATTTTCTTTCACGGTGTGATCGGGTAGCAAATCGAAATGTTGAGCCACCATTTTCATTTTGGGGTGACCGGGAACGAGTTCAAGAGAGGGACCCCTAACTTTTTCTTTCTTAAAAATTACACTACCTGAACTTGGATCGAGTAAACCGTAAATAATTTTAAGCAAGGTGGTTTTTCCGCTTCCACTTTTGCCTGCTATACCAATGACTTCACCCGGTGATAATGAAAATGAAATATTTTGTAAAACCTTTTCGGATCCACTGTATGAAAACTGAATATTTTTTACTTCAAGCATCATTTTAGCAGTGAACAATCTAAACTTAAATCAGGAGCTTCATAACAGCGATCATTGCAATTCCAGAATTTATTCAGTCGCAATTTCCCGCCATCGTATGCCGAATAAGTGGCTTGTCCAACAAAATAAGTTGCCTCTACCGAATAGCGTTCGTTCACGGGTAAATAGTGGGAGGTGACATTCATATAAGCCGTGTCGCGCAATACCACCAATCCATCTTCTATATTTCCATTGTAAATGGTATATGGAACTGGCGTATGATAACGGTCGTAACTCACCGTAATATTTACCCATGCAGAATCGGGACGTTCCGTATTGCAATACACATTCGGATCGCAATCGTCCGATTTAAAGCACGAGCTTAAAAACAATATTCCGGCGAAAACTAAAGCATATCGAATCATATCTCTCCGAGTAAAAAAGTTATACCAAAAAAGATGCGGTTATTGGGGATATTGATGTTTTTATTATCGAGAAAACAATAACCGAATTTAAAATAACCACTCTTACCCAAATCAAACGAAAATCCGGCCATGGGCGAAAATCCGAAATAACTTTGTGGAGCCTGTTTTAATCCCCTGTAATTGCCAAATAACCATCCCACCTTAGCCGCCAATAATGCACGGAGCGTTTTTGAACCGACATGCAATTCCAAAAATCGTTTTTCACCTTCAAGCGCAAGAAAAAACTTCTTTTCGAAATATTGACTAACATGGTTGGGCTTATCTACTATCTGTACCTTTTTAAAATAGGGTCGCATGTCAAACGACAAGGCAGCACCCCATTGATATTCGGTATCCTGAAGACCGTAATTAAAATCGAAATAAAAGTCATCCAAATTAAAATTGGTTCCAAACCCCAGGGCATACCGAAGCGGTTGGGGACTTCCTTTATAAAGGGAATCCGACTGACTATAAAGTGACAGCCCAATCAGCGAAAACAAAAGGAAAAATCCAGTTCGAATCATTTTGTAAATATAATAAAAAGGGA
Coding sequences:
- the sucC gene encoding succinate--CoA ligase subunit beta (catalyzes the interconversion of succinyl-CoA and succinate), which produces MNLHEYQGKEILTKFGVSVQRGILAHTPEEAVEAGKLLANQTGTKFFVVKAQIHAGGRGKGGGVKVAKNLDELREKATNIIGMQLITPQTPPTGKKVHKVLIAEDVYYPGPSEHKEYYMSILLDRGTGRHLVMYSPAGGMDIEAVAEETPHLIFKEEIDPKVGLMPFQARKIAFNLGTSGNAFKDMVKFVDALYKAFLGCDASMFEINPVFKTSDDRIIAVDAKVTLDDNALFRHPDYAEMRDTTEEDPTEVEA
- a CDS encoding ABC transporter ATP-binding protein — translated: MMLEVKNIQFSYSGSEKVLQNISFSLSPGEVIGIAGKSGSGKTTLLKIIYGLLDPSSGSVIFKKEKVRGPSLELVPGHPKMKMVAQHFDLLPDHTVKENIEHRLLSYKKSFREEKAEMLLKLCGIWEQRNQKPATLSGGQKQLVAISCALAEEPELLLLDEPFSHLDHSTRNEILRFLAELKSVLGFSMIFISHDSSDVLQLSDRVMIMKAGSVERIASPEEIYYHPKNDYQAELFGSFNKISKSTYVRPSAIRICQSHKSKFSGVISAISFRGELTEYKVKSQGGKVIYFINTQSNFPIGKKVHLTW